In the Parus major isolate Abel chromosome 4A, Parus_major1.1, whole genome shotgun sequence genome, one interval contains:
- the GCNA gene encoding acidic repeat-containing protein, with the protein MCACAVLRKRAGRLSAMAGAAARAGPALGPGPDPAPGLRHRQWRDREGSGAGPRRAASGAPASGGRSPGSGAAGSQDWRGGSSTLYFSSSSDDEFEMFLARLKTPKSVSKKTDTSLKDFIDDSDDFFLDLKVKKSTTKSARKDLQTPKKLTTTPGKRNTCCQELQYPDTSSDTEDSVFVESPWHNHQKERVKDLKESQQNINLSPPQKQKESVFKGSPDLLVRRKERSCENTENKLPAVALGHNTGVESDSSDDSFGSLMERITKRSLPRKPVLSTSKTVFQPSTTENIKPPCKDAQPVKGEGVKPKPKSVSLQGTPPMVTTPARIPGKELVSCSQSAKTEKRFRVCSVPDCFLQDLSNPASHYVKYFKKNKEELAQKLYRLFNSTIFEQKLPEDMVIIWNKKMRKTAGYCVTGQREGPEGKRYARIELSEKVCDSADRLRDTLIHEVCHAATWLINGVRDGHGRFWRFYANKSAVIHPELPVVTRCHSYEINYKFTYECVRCKATIGRHSRSLDTARFVCAFCGGQLTLRQPPGKGGTPARTQLTPFAKYVKDNYGLAKREQHGLSHAEVMRKLSADFALKTKLEDSF; encoded by the exons ATGTGCGCATGCGCGGTGCTCCGGAAGCGCGCGGGCCGTTTGAGCGCCAtggcgggagcggcggcgcgAGCGGGCCCCGCGCTCGGGCCCGGCCCCGACCCGGCCCCGGGGCTCCGCCACCGGCAATGGCGGGACCgggaggggagcggggccgggccaCGGCGGGCAGCGAGCGGAGCACCGGCCTCGGGCGGGAGGAGCCCCGGGAGCGGCGCCGCGGGGAGCCAGGACTGGCGGGGTGGCAG CAGTACCCTGTACTTCTCTTCCAGCAGTGATGATGAATTTGAAATGT ttttagctAGGCTGAAAACTCCCAAATCTGTTTCTAAAAAGACAGATACAAG tttgaaagaCTTCATTGATGACTCAGATGATTTCTTCTTGgatttgaaagtgaaaaagagCACAACCAAGAGTG CACGGAAAGATCTTCAGACCCCAAAAAAGCTGACAACAACTCCTGGAAAGAGAAACACTTGCTGCCAAGAATTGCAGTATCCAGACACATCAAGTGACACTGAAGATTCTGTCTTTGTAGAAAGTCCATGGCATAACCACCAAAAAGAGAGAGTGAAAGACTTAAAAGAGAGTCAGCAGAACATAAATCTTTCACCTccacagaagcagaaagagtCAGTTTTCAAAGGCAGTCCAGATTTACTTgttagaaggaaagaaagaagctgtgaaaacacagaaaataaattgccaGCTGTGGCACTAGGACACAATACAGGGGTGGAGTCAGATAGCTCAGATGACAGTTTTGGATCTTTAATGGAACGGATAACAAAGCGAAGTCTACCCCGAAAACCAGTCTTAAGCACAAGTAAAACTGTCTTTCAGCCAAGCACAACAG AAAACATCAAGCCACCCTGCAAAGATGCACAGCCTGTGAAAGGGGAGGGAGTCAAGCCAAAGCCAAAATCTGTTTCACTTCAAGGAACACCTCCCATGGTAACAACTCCTGCAAGAATTCCTGGGAAAGAATTGGTCAGTTGCTCACAGTCagcaaagacagagaaaag ATTCAGGGTATGCTCAGTGCCTGATTGTTTTTTGCAAGATCTTTCAAATCCAGCTTCCCACTATGTGaagtatttcaagaaaaataaagaggagcTGGCCCAGAAGCTCTACAGGCTGTTTAATAGTACCATCTTTGAGCAAAAG ttacCAGAAGATATGGTAATAATCTGGaataagaaaatgagaaaaacagcagGGTATTGTGTAACGGGGCAGAGGGAAGGCCCTGAAGGGAAGCGTTACGCTCGCATTGAGCTCTCTGAGAAAGTCTGTGACTCTGCAG ATCGCCTCCGGGACACGCTGATCCACGAGGTTTGCCACGCAGCCACCTGGCTCATCAACGGCGTTCGGGACGGACACGGGCGGTTCTGGAGGTTCTATGCCAATAAATCAGCTGTAATTCATCCAGAACTGCCAGTGGTGACACGATGCCACAGCTATGAGATTAATTACAAATTCACCTATGAGTGTGTTCGGTGCAAAGCTAC GATCGGGCGGCACTCGCGGTCCCTGGACACGGCGCGGTTCGTGTGCGCCTTCTGCGGGGGGCAGCTGACCCTCAGGCAGCCCCCGGGCAAGGGGGGCACCcctgccaggacacagctcaCACCCTTTGCTAAGTATGTGAAGGACAACTATGGACTTGCTAAGAGAGAGCAGCATGGGCTGAGTCATGCAGAGGTGATGAGGAAACTCAGTGctgattttgctttgaaaaccaAGCTGGAGGATTCCTTTTAA
- the CMC4 gene encoding cx9C motif-containing protein 4 isoform X2: MSRKDPCQKQACEIQKCLQANNYLESKCEAALQEMRKCCARYPKGRSICCSGFEREEREREKVKLTSEGISPPPQ; this comes from the exons ATGTCCCGGAAGGATCCCTGCCAGAAACAAGcctgtgaaatacagaaatgcttGCAAG CGAACAACTACCTGGAGTCCAAGTGTGAAGCTGCACTTCAGGAGATGCGGAAATGCTGCGCTCGGTACCCCAAGGGCAGATCCATCTGTTGTTCAGGGtttgagagagaagaaagggagagagaaaaggttaAGTTGACTTCAGAAGGAATTTCCCCACCACCTCAGTAA
- the CMC4 gene encoding cx9C motif-containing protein 4 isoform X1 — protein MSTAKPGSWLRKRQVCALSFPLVVALLFQVPLPVTACSVCYFPPGGSLVVLKNCCLNSCLGINLLLNMSRKDPCQKQACEIQKCLQANNYLESKCEAALQEMRKCCARYPKGRSICCSGFEREEREREKVKLTSEGISPPPQ, from the exons ATGAGCACCGCAAAACCTGGCTCGTGGCTGCGGAAGAGGCAAGTGTGTGCTTTGAGCTTCCCCCTGGTTGTAGCGTTGCTGTTTCAGGTGCCTCTGCCAGTAACTGCCTGCTCTGTTTGTTACTTTCCCCCAGGAGGAAG CTTGGTGGTGTTGAAGAACTGCTGCTTAAACTCGTGCCTGGGGATTAATCTG CTCCTGAACATGTCCCGGAAGGATCCCTGCCAGAAACAAGcctgtgaaatacagaaatgcttGCAAG CGAACAACTACCTGGAGTCCAAGTGTGAAGCTGCACTTCAGGAGATGCGGAAATGCTGCGCTCGGTACCCCAAGGGCAGATCCATCTGTTGTTCAGGGtttgagagagaagaaagggagagagaaaaggttaAGTTGACTTCAGAAGGAATTTCCCCACCACCTCAGTAA
- the BRCC3 gene encoding lys-63-specific deubiquitinase BRCC36, giving the protein MAVQAVHLEADAFLVCLNHALSTEKEEVMGLCIGEVDTSRIVHIHSVIILRRSDKRKDRVEISPEQLSAASTEAERLAEMTGRPMRVVGWYHSHPHITVWPSHVDVRTQAMYQMMDQGFVGLIFSCFIEDKNTKTGRILYTCFQSIQAQKSSEYERIEIPIHVVPHETIGKVCLESAVELPKILCQEEQDAYRRIHSLTHLDSVTKIHNGSVFTKNLCSQMSAISGPLLQWLEDRLEQNKQRVQELQQEKEQLLEELAALE; this is encoded by the exons ATGGCGGTGCAGGCGGTGCACCTGGAGGCGGACGCGTTCCTGGTGTGCCTGAACCACGCGCTGAGCACCGAGAAGGAGGAGGTCATGGGGCTCTGCATCGGAGAG GTTGACACCAGCCGAATCGTCCACATCCATTCTGTGATAATCCTGCGCCGCTCTGACAAGAGGAAAGACCGTGTGGAGATCTCACCAGAGCAGCTTTCAGCTGCTTCCACTGAAGCAGAG AGGTTGGCTGAGATGACAGGACGTCCCATGAGGGTGGTGGGCTGGTACCACTCCCACCCCCACATCACTGTGTGGCCGTCACACGTCG ATGTCCGCACACAGGCCATGTATCAGATGATGGACCAAGGATTTGTAGGGCTGATCTTTTCCTGCTTCATTGAGGACAAGAACACCAAG ACAGGCAGAATTCTCTATACCTGTTTCCAGTCTATTCAGGCCCAGAAGAGCTCAGA ATATGAAAGGATTGAAATTCCCATTCATGTTGTGCCCCATGAAACCATTGGGAAAGTGTGTCTGGAATCAGCTGTGGAGCTGCCCAAGATCCTTTGCCAAGAAGAGCAGGATGCCTACAGGAGAATTCACAG CCTCACCCATCTTGACTCTGTAACCAAAATCCATAATGGCTCAG TGTTCACAAAGAACCTCTGCAGCCAAATGTCTGCCATCAGTGGGCCCCTGCTGCAGTGGCTCGAGGACAGACTGGAGCAGAACAAACAGcgtgtgcaggagctgcagcaggagaaagaacagctgctggaggaacTTGCTGCTTTAGAGTGA
- the FUNDC2 gene encoding FUN14 domain-containing protein 2 — MAVPGGGAKDDTFNVLDLAEYTKNRPWWRKIFAPNSGSSAEKYNVATQLVIGGVTGWCTGFIFQKVGKLAATAVGGGFFLLQIANHTGYIKVDWNLVQRDMNKAKQQLKFHSSGNKMPPEVKSRVDEVIIFLKKNVILTGGFAGGFLLGMAS, encoded by the exons ATGGCGGTGCCGGGAGGAG GTGCGAAGGACGACACATTCAACGTGCTGGACCTGGCGGAGTACACCAAGAACCGGCCCTGGTGGCGCAAGATCTTCGCCCCCAACTCGGGGTCGAGCGCTGAGAAGTACAATGTGGCCACGCAGCTGGTGATCGGAGGGGTCACGGGATG GTGTACTGGATTCATCTTCCAGAAAGTTGGAAAGCTGGCAGCGACAGCAGTGGGAGGAGGCTTTTTCCTACTTCAG ATTGCAAACCACACAGGATACATCAAGGTGGACTGGAATCTAGTACAACGGGACATGAACAAagccaagcagcagctgaaatttcACAGCAGTGGTAATAAAATGCCTCCAGAAGTGAAAAGCAGAGTGGATGAG GTGATCATATTTCTGAAGAAGAATGTTATCCTGACTGGAGGATTTGCTGGAGGATTCCTGCTTGGAATGGCATCCTAG